Proteins encoded together in one Candidatus Nitrosocaldus cavascurensis window:
- a CDS encoding TldD/PmbA family protein produces the protein MCHNKCNSLIFKGDAIAAREDEDIVITARAVANGYGIASVSKIESTPSSSLEHSIDDIVEQAIEHATSSLSYSQADGSSSGSSISNGSNRRGGYGVNLVEVDVERGYATTPVADYDSTSLYELIDYVVSTLRSRLRGRDDVRIEVSLSYVESENGLVSSEGTDIRERTATTTIDIRLTMRYHGGIIQVSKSMGGRGGIEVLKRKSMDDALDEMIATMNHLVHAKQFSILESGIRFKVVLDNEAGGALARLIGNMLEADEFNPKIFSSLYVQEGVEVVDDPTLPNGYGSFVWDDEGVRGRRKVLIGSDTLNLLHTRLTACIPEDGYSTPGNARGVDGIPKPSVSNVYIKPMDWYVDEMVDDARECILMKGVERVSADTRRGIVEIKPIIAYHVKDNEMMYAIKGISLQDSIRNILKGIDAISRVAILKPYRDERYGFRIGEGSPYIRLESARCVCSVI, from the coding sequence GTGTGTCATAATAAGTGCAATAGCCTCATATTTAAAGGGGATGCTATCGCTGCAAGGGAGGATGAGGATATTGTAATAACTGCTAGAGCAGTAGCAAATGGGTACGGTATAGCAAGTGTTAGCAAAATCGAGTCTACACCATCTAGCAGTCTAGAGCATAGCATAGATGATATTGTGGAACAGGCAATAGAGCATGCTACATCATCATTATCATACTCACAAGCTGATGGTAGTAGTAGTGGTAGTAGTATTAGTAATGGTAGTAATAGGAGAGGAGGCTATGGTGTAAACCTTGTAGAAGTTGATGTGGAGAGAGGGTATGCTACAACCCCAGTAGCAGACTATGATAGTACAAGTTTATACGAACTTATAGATTATGTGGTATCTACGCTTAGGAGCAGGTTAAGGGGTAGGGATGATGTAAGGATAGAGGTTAGCCTATCATATGTTGAGAGTGAGAATGGGTTGGTTAGCAGTGAGGGCACTGATATTAGAGAGCGTACTGCAACAACAACCATAGATATAAGGCTGACAATGAGGTACCATGGAGGCATCATCCAAGTCAGTAAGAGTATGGGAGGGAGAGGGGGTATAGAGGTGCTCAAGCGTAAAAGTATGGATGATGCTCTAGATGAGATGATTGCTACCATGAACCATCTAGTACATGCAAAGCAGTTCTCCATACTAGAGTCTGGGATAAGGTTCAAGGTTGTACTTGATAATGAGGCTGGTGGTGCACTTGCAAGACTAATAGGGAATATGCTTGAGGCTGATGAGTTCAACCCAAAGATATTCTCATCCCTGTATGTACAGGAAGGTGTTGAGGTTGTAGATGATCCAACACTACCAAATGGTTATGGCTCATTTGTATGGGATGATGAGGGAGTAAGGGGTAGGAGGAAGGTACTCATCGGTAGTGATACCCTAAACCTACTTCATACAAGGCTCACTGCATGCATCCCTGAAGATGGGTACTCAACACCAGGCAATGCTAGAGGGGTTGATGGTATACCAAAACCAAGCGTAAGCAATGTGTACATAAAGCCCATGGACTGGTATGTTGATGAGATGGTTGATGATGCTAGAGAGTGTATACTGATGAAGGGTGTTGAGAGGGTAAGTGCTGATACTAGAAGGGGTATAGTTGAGATAAAGCCAATAATAGCATACCATGTTAAGGATAATGAGATGATGTACGCTATTAAAGGTATAAGCCTACAGGATAGTATAAGGAACATACTGAAGGGTATAGATGCTATAAGCAGGGTTGCTATACTGAAGCCATACAGGGATGAGCGCTATGGATTCAGGATTGGAGAAGGTTCCCCATACATAAGGCTGGAGTCTGCTAGGTGTGTATGCAGCGTCATCTAG
- a CDS encoding 30S ribosomal protein S3ae yields MPTKKGGKVRDKWRDKRWVVVHAPSVFANQPIAYIPITDEKHAIGRVIECTLFDLWHTDPQQHAIKLYFQIERIEGDDAYTYLKGHEYTKEFIKSMVRRGSSMVNFIKDYTTADGYTFRIYTIAFTQKKVNTSKKHDIRKVMDEVLSREVPMLNIDQFIQAVVGPKLNADIHSRVKDIINVRFVAVWKTKLLGKKQPIIQVQQEQQAQTLDV; encoded by the coding sequence ATGCCAACAAAGAAGGGAGGTAAGGTAAGAGATAAGTGGAGGGATAAGAGATGGGTGGTTGTACATGCACCATCGGTCTTTGCTAATCAACCAATAGCATACATACCTATAACTGATGAGAAGCATGCTATAGGTAGGGTTATAGAGTGTACACTCTTCGATCTCTGGCATACAGATCCACAACAGCATGCAATAAAGCTCTACTTCCAGATAGAGAGGATTGAGGGGGATGATGCATATACCTACCTCAAGGGTCATGAGTATACTAAGGAGTTCATAAAAAGCATGGTGAGGAGGGGTTCATCTATGGTTAACTTCATAAAGGATTACACAACTGCAGATGGCTACACGTTCAGGATATACACGATAGCATTCACACAAAAGAAGGTCAACACATCCAAGAAGCATGATATAAGGAAGGTCATGGATGAGGTGTTGAGTAGAGAAGTGCCAATGTTGAACATAGACCAGTTCATTCAAGCAGTGGTTGGGCCAAAGTTGAATGCAGATATACATAGCAGGGTCAAGGATATAATCAATGTTAGGTTCGTTGCAGTATGGAAGACCAAACTGCTTGGCAAGAAGCAGCCTATAATTCAAGTGCAGCAGGAGCAGCAGGCACAAACATTAGATGTATAA
- a CDS encoding NusA-like transcription termination signal-binding factor has translation MTGIRLTSDELRLMSLFQSITTVTARDCVIDEKMDRVIFIIDKGDMGLAIGRNGSTIRTLQSMIGKRIELVEYADDLAEFVKNIFGREVVLDVKIGNHSSNGKVVTVIVDPRKKGMVVGREGRNVEKARLLTKRYFDVANVIIRGQEASI, from the coding sequence ATGACAGGTATAAGGTTAACATCCGATGAGTTGAGGCTGATGTCCCTCTTTCAAAGCATAACAACAGTTACTGCTAGGGACTGTGTTATAGATGAGAAGATGGACAGGGTTATATTCATTATAGATAAAGGGGACATGGGCTTGGCTATAGGAAGAAATGGCTCAACTATAAGGACATTGCAGAGCATGATAGGTAAGAGGATAGAACTTGTAGAGTATGCTGATGATCTTGCAGAGTTTGTGAAGAACATATTTGGGAGAGAGGTTGTGCTGGATGTGAAGATAGGCAATCACTCATCCAATGGCAAGGTTGTAACAGTCATAGTTGATCCAAGGAAGAAGGGGATGGTTGTTGGTAGAGAAGGGAGGAATGTTGAGAAGGCTAGGCTTCTAACCAAGCGTTACTTTGATGTTGCTAACGTTATAATAAGGGGTCAGGAGGCGAGTATCTGA
- a CDS encoding 30S ribosomal protein S12, whose translation MANSPVGMFAARTLKQKRLKFRWSERRFKRRVLMLDKKADPLEGAPQARGIVLEKVGVESKQPNSAVRKCVRVQLIKNGKVVTAFCPRDGALNYIDEHDEVVIEGIGGSMGRAMGDIPGVRWKVSKVNGVSLRELVRGRKEKPRR comes from the coding sequence ATGGCAAACTCACCAGTAGGGATGTTCGCTGCTAGAACGCTTAAGCAGAAGAGGCTCAAGTTCAGGTGGTCTGAGAGGAGGTTCAAGCGTAGAGTGCTCATGCTAGATAAGAAGGCAGATCCTCTAGAAGGCGCACCTCAGGCAAGGGGGATAGTGCTTGAGAAGGTTGGGGTTGAGTCGAAGCAGCCAAACTCTGCTGTTAGAAAGTGTGTTAGGGTTCAGTTGATAAAGAATGGCAAGGTTGTAACTGCATTCTGCCCTAGGGATGGTGCATTAAACTACATAGATGAGCATGATGAGGTTGTGATAGAGGGTATAGGTGGCTCCATGGGAAGAGCAATGGGTGATATACCAGGTGTTAGATGGAAGGTATCTAAGGTTAATGGTGTATCGCTGAGGGAGCTTGTGAGGGGAAGGAAGGAGAAGCCAAGGAGATGA
- a CDS encoding 30S ribosomal protein S7: MEMGKEEPNLMLFNKWDFREVKVTDPGLQRTISLKPMLVPTSFGRHEHKRFGKADVNIVERLVNSIMHFGKRYAKNTGRMAGKKARAINIVKTTLDIIHLRTGQNPIAVLVKAVENTSPNEDTTRIIYGGVVYHVSVDVSPLRRVDLALRFIAEGAREATYSNPKTIEEALADEIILAANNDPNSFAIKKKNEQERIAMASR, translated from the coding sequence ATGGAGATGGGTAAAGAAGAACCAAACCTCATGCTATTCAACAAATGGGACTTTAGAGAGGTGAAGGTTACAGATCCAGGATTGCAGAGGACAATATCGCTCAAACCAATGCTTGTACCAACAAGCTTTGGGAGGCATGAGCATAAGAGGTTCGGCAAGGCCGATGTTAACATAGTTGAGCGTTTAGTTAACAGCATAATGCATTTTGGTAAGAGGTATGCAAAGAACACAGGTAGGATGGCTGGCAAGAAGGCAAGAGCAATAAACATTGTAAAGACCACGCTGGATATAATACACCTAAGGACTGGTCAGAATCCAATAGCAGTGCTTGTTAAAGCAGTAGAGAATACATCACCAAACGAGGATACTACAAGGATAATATATGGAGGAGTTGTATACCATGTATCTGTTGATGTCTCCCCATTGAGGAGGGTTGATCTTGCATTAAGGTTTATAGCAGAAGGGGCTAGAGAGGCAACATACTCAAACCCAAAGACTATAGAGGAGGCCCTTGCAGATGAGATAATACTTGCTGCAAACAACGATCCAAACAGCTTTGCAATAAAGAAGAAGAATGAGCAGGAGAGGATTGCTATGGCCTCACGTTAA
- a CDS encoding pyridoxamine 5'-phosphate oxidase family protein, with protein sequence MRLVERFSIKSKESIIRFLNSIPSGTLGSIDENGFPQLIPMNFVYANDAIYMHSHHVGEKIDNIRRNNKVGFEAHKHVEFLPSYFFDPEDACSADTLYISVVVKGLASLVEDLEEKADALNSLMEKYQKEGYYKRLSKDMSSVKHVTVIKIKPITMTGKYKLGQQWSREYRRYIASKILERGSSTARESVALMGFDPYTLEYIHEPSF encoded by the coding sequence ATGAGGCTAGTGGAGAGGTTTAGCATAAAGTCAAAGGAGAGTATCATCAGATTCCTAAACAGCATACCTTCAGGAACGCTAGGTAGCATAGATGAGAATGGGTTCCCTCAACTCATACCCATGAACTTTGTATATGCAAATGATGCAATATACATGCACTCACACCATGTTGGAGAGAAGATAGATAATATAAGGAGGAACAACAAGGTAGGGTTTGAGGCTCACAAGCATGTTGAGTTCTTACCATCATACTTCTTTGATCCAGAGGATGCTTGTAGTGCAGATACCCTATACATAAGCGTAGTTGTAAAGGGTTTAGCATCATTAGTTGAGGATCTGGAGGAGAAGGCAGATGCATTGAACAGCCTCATGGAGAAGTATCAGAAGGAAGGGTACTATAAGAGGTTGAGCAAGGATATGAGCAGTGTTAAGCATGTTACTGTGATAAAGATCAAGCCTATAACAATGACTGGCAAGTACAAGTTAGGGCAGCAATGGTCTAGAGAGTATAGAAGGTACATAGCATCAAAGATCCTTGAGAGAGGCTCATCTACTGCAAGGGAGAGTGTAGCACTCATGGGCTTCGATCCTTACACGCTAGAGTATATTCATGAACCAAGCTTTTAG